One segment of Macrotis lagotis isolate mMagLag1 chromosome 1, bilby.v1.9.chrom.fasta, whole genome shotgun sequence DNA contains the following:
- the LOC141492623 gene encoding olfactory receptor 7D4-like isoform X1, translating into MEGAIHFHLMVFSFLFPSRKARPMVPENQTQFTEFILLLFSEDPDQEGPLFGLFLCMYLVTMVGNLLIMLAVGSDSHLHTPMYILLSNLSFVDTCVVTTIVPKMLVSFMTQNKAIPYADCLTQMFFFIFFAGLDHFLLTALAYDRFVAICHPLHYAAMMSYWFCVLLVILSWSLAFLNSLLLNLMVTHLSFCMNQQIHHFFCDLPEIMKLSCSDTLINYIMMYLLYALLGIFPLMGILYSYIQICSSIIKIPSAQGKYKAFSTCGSHLCVVSLFYGTSCGVYFTSSFSKTSWKSTVVSAIYGVVTPMLNPFIYTLRNKDIKVALRRFMNRKTFSQ; encoded by the coding sequence CACTTTCATCTCATggtcttctcatttctctttcctagcAGAAAAGCCAGGCCCATGGTACCAGAAAACCAAACGCAATTCACAGAATTCATCCTCCTGCTATTTTCTGAGGATCCAGATCAGGAAGGACCACTCTTTGGACTGTTCTTATGCATGTATTTGGTCACCATGGTTGGAAACCTGCTCATCATGTTGGCAGTTGGCTCTGACTCTCATCTCCACACCCCCATGTACATCTTACTTTCCAATTTGTCCTTTGTGGATACCTGTGTGGTGACCACCATAGTCCCAAAGATGTTGGTGAGCTTCATGACACAAAACAAGGCCATCCCCTATGCTGACTGTCTTACGCAGATgttcttcttcatattttttgCTGGTTTGGATCACTTCCTTCTCACTGCTCTGGCCTATGACCGTTTTGTGGCTATATGTCACCCTCTACACTATGCAGCAATGATGAGCTATTGGTTCTGTGTCTTGCTAGTGATACTGTCCTGGTCACTGGCATTTCTAAATTCCCTTCTTCTCAATCTAATGGTAACACATCTCTCCTTTTGTATGAACCAGCAGATTCATCACTTTTTTTGTGATCTTCCTGAGATCATGAAGCTTTCTTGTTCTGACACTCTCATCAATTATATCATGATGTATTTGCTTTATGCACTGCTGGGTATATTCCCTCTCATGGGGATCCTATACTCTTATATTCAGATTTgttcttcaattataaaaatcCCATCTGCTCAGGGTAAGTATAAAGCCTTTTCTACCTGTGGATCTCACCTCTGtgttgtttccttattttatggCACATCCTGTGGAGTATATTTCACCTCCTCATTTAGCAAAACTTCCTGGAAGAGCACAGTTGTTTCAGCAATATATGGTGTTGTCACTCCCATGTTGAACCCCTTTATCTATACACTAAGAAATAAGGACATAAAAGTTGCCCTTAGGAGATTCATGAACAGAAAAACATTTTCTCAGTGA
- the LOC141492623 gene encoding olfactory receptor 7D4-like isoform X2, translated as MVFSFLFPSRKARPMVPENQTQFTEFILLLFSEDPDQEGPLFGLFLCMYLVTMVGNLLIMLAVGSDSHLHTPMYILLSNLSFVDTCVVTTIVPKMLVSFMTQNKAIPYADCLTQMFFFIFFAGLDHFLLTALAYDRFVAICHPLHYAAMMSYWFCVLLVILSWSLAFLNSLLLNLMVTHLSFCMNQQIHHFFCDLPEIMKLSCSDTLINYIMMYLLYALLGIFPLMGILYSYIQICSSIIKIPSAQGKYKAFSTCGSHLCVVSLFYGTSCGVYFTSSFSKTSWKSTVVSAIYGVVTPMLNPFIYTLRNKDIKVALRRFMNRKTFSQ; from the coding sequence ATggtcttctcatttctctttcctagcAGAAAAGCCAGGCCCATGGTACCAGAAAACCAAACGCAATTCACAGAATTCATCCTCCTGCTATTTTCTGAGGATCCAGATCAGGAAGGACCACTCTTTGGACTGTTCTTATGCATGTATTTGGTCACCATGGTTGGAAACCTGCTCATCATGTTGGCAGTTGGCTCTGACTCTCATCTCCACACCCCCATGTACATCTTACTTTCCAATTTGTCCTTTGTGGATACCTGTGTGGTGACCACCATAGTCCCAAAGATGTTGGTGAGCTTCATGACACAAAACAAGGCCATCCCCTATGCTGACTGTCTTACGCAGATgttcttcttcatattttttgCTGGTTTGGATCACTTCCTTCTCACTGCTCTGGCCTATGACCGTTTTGTGGCTATATGTCACCCTCTACACTATGCAGCAATGATGAGCTATTGGTTCTGTGTCTTGCTAGTGATACTGTCCTGGTCACTGGCATTTCTAAATTCCCTTCTTCTCAATCTAATGGTAACACATCTCTCCTTTTGTATGAACCAGCAGATTCATCACTTTTTTTGTGATCTTCCTGAGATCATGAAGCTTTCTTGTTCTGACACTCTCATCAATTATATCATGATGTATTTGCTTTATGCACTGCTGGGTATATTCCCTCTCATGGGGATCCTATACTCTTATATTCAGATTTgttcttcaattataaaaatcCCATCTGCTCAGGGTAAGTATAAAGCCTTTTCTACCTGTGGATCTCACCTCTGtgttgtttccttattttatggCACATCCTGTGGAGTATATTTCACCTCCTCATTTAGCAAAACTTCCTGGAAGAGCACAGTTGTTTCAGCAATATATGGTGTTGTCACTCCCATGTTGAACCCCTTTATCTATACACTAAGAAATAAGGACATAAAAGTTGCCCTTAGGAGATTCATGAACAGAAAAACATTTTCTCAGTGA